The Carassius carassius chromosome 2, fCarCar2.1, whole genome shotgun sequence genome has a segment encoding these proteins:
- the LOC132111739 gene encoding histone H1-like, translated as MAETAPAAAAPPAKAPKKKSAAKAKKAGPAVGDLIVKTVSASKERSGVSLAALKKALAAGGYDVEKKNSRIKLAIKSLVTKGILLQVKGTGASGSFKISKKETETKKKPAKKAAPKAKKPAAKKPAAAKKPKSAAAKKPAAKKSPKKAKKPAAAAKKATKSPKKATKPAAPKKAAKSPKKTKTAKPKTAKPKAAKPKKAASKKK; from the coding sequence CCCAAGAAGAAGTCCGCCGCTAAAGCCAAGAAAGCAGGTCCAGCTGTCGGTGATCTGATCGTTAAAACCGTGTCCGCATCCAAGGAGAGGAGCGGCGTGTCTCTCGCTGCTCTGAAGAAAGCTCTCGCTGCCGGCGGCTACGACGTGGAGAAGAAAAACTCCCGCATCAAGCTCGCCATCAAGAGCCTGGTGACTAAAGGCATCCTGCTGCAGGTCAAAGGAACCGGCGCCTCTGGATCCTTCAAGATCAGCAAGAAGGAGACCGAGACCAAGAAGAAGCCGGCGAAGAAGGCGGCTCCTAAAGCCAAGAAGCCCGCGGCCAAGAAACCCGCTGCTGCCAAGAAGCCCAAGAGCGCAGCGGCAAAGAAGCCCGCCGCTAAGAAATCCCCCAAGAAGGCCAAGAAACCCGCTGCCGCCGCTAAGAAGGCCACCAAGAGCCCCAAGAAGGCGACGAAGCCCGCGGCGCCCAAGAAAGCAGCCAAGAGCCCCAAAAAGACCAAGACCGCCAAACCCAAGACAGCGAAGCCTAAAGCTGCCAAGCCTAAAAAGGCAGCTTCCAAGAAGAAGTAA